The sequence below is a genomic window from Draconibacterium halophilum.
ATGGGTAGAAACACCGCTCATTTCCGGTTATTGTTTTGTAAACATCACGCGTAAGGAATACGACAAGGTTTTACAACTCGATAATGTGGTGTGTTACATCACTTTCGAACGCAAAGCCGCTATTGTCAGCCAGGCAGAAATCGATGCCTTACGCACCCTGCTTCTACAATTTGATTTTGATGTTCATGTTACGCGTGAAAACTTCGAACCCGGCAAGTTGGTGGAAATTATTGAAGGACCGATGGTCGGACTAAAAGGCGAACTGATCGAATCACGCGGAAAAAATAAAATTGCCCTGCGTATCGAACAAATTGAGACCTCGTTTTTGGTAGAAATTCCTGCCAGCTACCTGAGTGTCGTACCCGAAACAGTGATCTGAGCCAACAACATCCACAATCTCTCTCCGTATACAATGTCAACTAAACCACTATGCATTTGAAATACATAGGTTTAAGACTCGAATGAAATTCGATGAATATATATTGGACGGAAGACAGAAGTCCGAAGACGGTAGAAAAAAATTCAATTCTTTAAGAACTTCGGTCTTCGGTCAAAAACAAAAGTTTATAGAAACTAAAGTAGCTGCAATAAATTGCAGGGTTTTAACCATTAACTTGAAAATAAAACTCACATTACCTTAGAGCCTCTCTGAGCAGATATCAGTAGCACAGAGGACAAAGTCACAAGCCTTAAGCCCCAAATTTCAAGCTATCTGCCCCCCGCAAGTACACTTCCTTCAACTTCGGACTCCCATCTTCCAACCCTCATCAATCATCTCAGCGTCTTAGTGCTCACAGTCTCACAGTCTCAATCTCACCATCCCACCATCTCATCGTCTCACCATCTCACAGTCTCACCATCTCAGCGCTCACAGTCCCAATCTCACCATCTCACAGTCTCATCGCTCATCCTCTCAAAGCGCAGTGCTCACTACCCACAGTCCTTCACTCTTTCAATTCAACACATTCCAATAAATTTTACTTAACAAATGGTCATTTTCTCAAATTTGTGGTAAAAACTATTTGACATTTCTACAAAACGAGTACATTTGTTACTCAATTCTAATTTTAGCTACCTACTCATTCATTCTAAATGTAACTGAGGAGGCGAAGCAGTATCCAACTCCGAATAACAACCCAATCTTTTAGCACACACGACAACATTTAACTTATTAATAACCCGCATGTTAGAATCTTTAATTACTAACAAAACCAGGCTAAAACTTTTACTCAAGTTTTTTCTGAATAAGGAAACAACCAGTTACCTCAGAAACCTTGAGCATGAGTTTGGTGAATCATCAAATGCAATTCGTGTTGAGTTAAACCGGCTGGAAAAAGCAGATTTACTGGTATCCAATTTCAACGGGAACAGAAAATATTTCCGCGCCAACGGCAATCACCCGCTTTACACTGAGATCAACAGCATCTTGCAAAAAACGGTGGGGCTGGATACGGTTATCGATAAGATCCTGAAAAATGTCGGTGATTTGAACGAAGCCTATCTTGTCGGCGATCTGGCCATTGGCAAAGAATCAAGTATTATCGACCTGCTACTGGTGGGCGATGACATCGATACCCGCTTCGTTGTTGCACTGGTGTCGAAAGCTGAAAAACTGGTCAATAAAAAAATACGCTACCTTGTTCTTTCGGAAAAGGAAAAAACCGATTACCTCGAAAAACAAAATGCCTTACACATCTGGTCGAGGGAATAAGAAAAGAGGACAGAAGACCGGAGACAGAAGACCGAAGTAGAGATACAATCCTATGAATGTATTTCTTCCGACTCCCGACTCCCGACTTCGGACTTAGGGAACAATATATCACCCCCAACAGGAAAATATTCTAGATTCGTTCATATTAAACAGAACGATATTCGAATTGTACCATTTTAATGATAAATCAGAACGATAGGTATTAAACTCACCCTCACTCCCTCTCTTTTCAAAGAGAGGCCTGCCTGTCGTCAGGCAGGGACGATTTTAACAAAGTTTCAAT
It includes:
- a CDS encoding UpxY family transcription antiterminator — encoded protein: MISLQTQKHWHVVYTRSRAEKKVVQELNANGIECFLPLQKKLRQWKDRKKWVETPLISGYCFVNITRKEYDKVLQLDNVVCYITFERKAAIVSQAEIDALRTLLLQFDFDVHVTRENFEPGKLVEIIEGPMVGLKGELIESRGKNKIALRIEQIETSFLVEIPASYLSVVPETVI
- a CDS encoding ArsR family transcriptional regulator, which translates into the protein MLESLITNKTRLKLLLKFFLNKETTSYLRNLEHEFGESSNAIRVELNRLEKADLLVSNFNGNRKYFRANGNHPLYTEINSILQKTVGLDTVIDKILKNVGDLNEAYLVGDLAIGKESSIIDLLLVGDDIDTRFVVALVSKAEKLVNKKIRYLVLSEKEKTDYLEKQNALHIWSRE